Below is a genomic region from Nitrospira defluvii.
AACTTTCATCGGCACTGGACGACAACAGCACGTTCAGATCCGTATCCGGGAAGTGAAAACTCGTGAAGAGCTCTCCCGGTTGGACCCGGTCGCTCACCACCACAGGCAACCGTGCCTCCCCGCGTGCGCTGATCAGTCGGACCTGGTCGCCCTCACGGAGGTCCAGCCGGGCCGCGTCGCCGGCATGAATTTCCAACACGTCGGTATCAACCACCTGCATGATGTCGGTTCGCCTGGTCTGCGCACCACAATTGTAATGTTGCAGAATTCTCCCGGTGATCAGCACCAGCGGATAGGTATCGCTTGGGATCTCTCCGGGCGGCAGATACTCCACGGGGACAAACTGCGCCTTCCCTTTCGGAAACGACTGTTCATGCATCAGCGCAGTACCCGGATGTGTCGTCGAGGGCACGGGCCACTGCAATCCCTCCGGCCGATCGAGCCGGTCGTACGAGACGCCGGCAAACAGCGGCGCCAGTTGCGCAATCTCATCCATGATCGCCGAGGGATGGGAATACTGCATCGGATACCCCATCCGCGCGGACACTTCGCAGACCACCTGCCAGTCCGGCAGCACTCCATTCGGCGGTTCCACGGCTTTCCTGATCCGCTGAATGCGACGCTCGAGGTTTGTAAACGTCCCGTCCTTTTCGAGGAACGACGCGCCGGGAATGACGAGATGCGCCAGCTTGGCCGTCTCGCTCATGAACAGATCCTGCACGATGAGGAACTCCAGGCTGTTGAGCGCCGCATGCACTTTTTTCAGATTAGGATCGGTCTGAGCCACGTCGTAGCCGATGATCCACAATGTTTTGAGTCTGCCGGCCAGAGCCGCGTCCCACATGTCGGGCGTTTTCATGCCCCGCGCCGTCGGCAAGGGTCGGCCGGTGACGGCAAGGTGCGCCGCGCCCAACGTCGAATCGGTCAACGGCTGATAGCCCGCAAAAAAGGTGGGCAAGCAGCCCACATCCGACGCCCCCTGCACATTGTTTTGGCCACGCAACGGATTAATCCCGGTGCCGGGTTTTCCGATGTTGCCCGTGGCCAGCGCCAGATTCACCAGGGCCATCACGCCGTGGCTGCCCCACCGATGTTCGGTCATGCCCAGCCCATGCACGGCCATCGAACCACCGCTCTTCGCATAGAGCCGCGCCGCTTCGGTGATGAGATGCACCGGCACGCCGGTCACACTCGACGTCGCCTCGGGCGTGCAACCGGCCACCAGGTTCAACCACTCGTCGAATCCTTGCGTCCGATTACTCACGAACACCGTATCGGTCAGATGCTCCTTGACAATGACATGCCCCATGCCGTTCAACAGAGCCACGTTGGTCCCGGGATGCAGTTGCAGATGGAGATCCGCCAAACGCGCCAATTCCGTTCGGCGGGGATCGATGACGACCAACGGCACGCCGCGGCGCGCCGCCCGTTTGATGCGCGCCCCCAGCACCGGATGCGATTCGGTGGGATTGGCGCCGACCACCAGAATCAACTTGGCCAGATCTAGGTCATGAATCGAATTGGTCGCCGCCGAGGCGCCGAGTGTTTCCATCATCCCGGTCACGGTCGCGCTGTGACAGACCCGCGCACAGTTATCGATGTGATTGCTGCCGATCACGCAACGCATGAACTTGCCGAACAGATAATTTTCTTCGTTCGTGCCGCGGCTGGAGGAGATCGTGGCGAGGGCGTCCGGACCGTGAGCGGATTTGATGCGGGTCCATTCCTCGGCGATCCGATCGAGAGCTGCGGACCAGGAAATTTCGACCCATTCCTGCCCCTGTCGCAGTAGGGGCGTACGCAGCCGGTCCGGCGCATAGTTATACGTCCACCCGAAGCGGCCCTTCATGCAGGCATGGCCCTGATTTGAAGGCCCGTCATCGGCCGGGACCATTCGTACGACTCGTTCCTCCCGCACGCCGGCCTCGAAACTGCAGCCGACCCCGCAGTAGGCACAGGTGGTACGAACAGCATGTAGCGGCTCGCCTTCTTCAATCACAGTCTTCTCGATCAAGGCGCCGGTCGGACATTCCTTCACGCAGGCGCCGCAGGAGACGCAATTCGACGACGCAAAACCGGCCGACTCTCCGATCAATGCGGATCCTCCCGCCGTCGGTCGGCTCCCGAATCCCCGGTGTAGCATCGTCAGCGCATGCGTGCCTTGAATTTCATCACAGGCCCGGACGCAGCGGGCGCAGGAAATACAGACGGCGTTGTCGAAGATGAAAAACGGATTCGAGCGATCGACGGTGTCGACTCTGGTGGCGGGCTGCGTATACCGGACATGCCCCAGGTCCAGCGCATGCGCCAACCGGTGCAAGGGCTCCGGCACTCGATCTCCCGACGGTTGTTCAGACAGGTACAGCTCGACAAGGTGTTTCCGGAGCCGTCGCACACGTTCACTCTCAGTATGGACGACCATGCCCTCTCGCACCGGCGTCGTGCAGGAGGCCGGCGTACCATGTTGGCCGTCGACCTCGCAGAGACACATGCGGCAGGATCCGAAAGGAGCCAGGTGGTCCGAGGTGCAGAGTGCCGGAATGGCAATGCCCGCCCTCTTTGCCGCGACGTAAATCGTGTCGCCCGGCGAGGCCTCAACCGATCGTCCGTTAATTTCCAGCTTCACCTGGCTTTTCCTCGTATCTCGTCGTTCGTCTCTCGGATTCCGCTGTTCCTCAGTGCCCGCCTGATGTGTTCCGTGTCACATGTCACTTTCGCCGTTTTACACTTTTCGCCTTACGTCCTCAGTTTGCTGCGGAACTCGGCGGGAAAATGTTCGATGGCCGTGAGCACCGGATAGGGCGCCCGTCCGCCCAAGGCGCAGAGACTGGCGAGTTTCATGGTCTCGCCGAGATCGTCCAGCAGCCGGAGATCGTCCATTGTGCCGCTGCCCGCCTGGATACGTTCGAGAATCTCGCGACCTCGGACCGACCCAATGCGGCACGGTGTGCACTTGCCGCAGGACTCGTCGGCGGTGAAGGCCATGAAGTGGCGCGCCAGGTCCACCATATCGGTCTCATGGTCGTAGACCACAATCCCGCCATGCCCCAGCACCGCGCCGGCCTTGGCAAACGCGTCGTAACAAATCGACATATCGAGTCCGGTCGTCGGGAAGAGACTGCCCAGCGGTCCGCCGACCTGCACGGCCTTGAACCGTGAGCCTGGTGCCATCCCTCCGCCGAACTGCTCCAACACCTGGTGGAGACTCAGGCCGAACGGAACCTCCACCAGGCCCGGATGTTTCACGCGCCCGCCCAACTGCAAGACAACGGTGCCGCGCGATTGTTCCGTGCCCAGCGAGGCATGCCAGGATCCGCCCCGTGAGAGAATCTGCGGAATCGTCGCAAACGTGAGGACATTGCTGACGATGGTGGGACAGCCGTACAAGCCGGATTGCGCGGGGTACGGCGGCCGCGCACGCACCACCCCTCGCTTCCCTTCCAGCGATTCAAGCAGGGCTGTCTCTTCTCCGCAGACGTAGGAACCCGCGCCCTCGACCACCTCGATGGGAAACGGTTCCCCGTTCAGCTCCAGCAGCTCCGCTTCATCAGCCTTGTGAATGGCGGCGCGCAACGTGGCCGCAGCGGCAGGGTATTCTTGTCGGCAATAGACATAGCCCCAGCCCGCTCCGATAGCCCGGGCGCAGATCAACATCCCTTCCAGCACGCGAAACGGATCGCCTTCCAGAATCATCCGGTCGCAATAGGTACCGGCATCGCCTTCGTCCGCGTTGGCCACCACATATTTCTGCGCCCCCTTCGCCTGCTGAGCGACCTTCCACTTGTTCCACACAGGGAATGCCGCGCCGCCGCGCCCGCGCAACTGCGAGACTCGAAGCTCTTCGATAATGGCATCGGGCGTCAGTCGAAACGCCGCCTCCAACCCGGACAATCCGCCACGCGCCTGGTATTCATCCAGGGCCAGGGGTTCCGTCTCACCGAAGTTAGCAAAGGTATATCTCGTCTGCTGGGCGAGAAAGGGGATCGTCTGCACAGGTATCCCACCCGTACCGGACAGAATGGCGGGCAAGTCCTGTGGGGATACGTTGAACCAGGCGATCCGGCCGTCGGGACCGTCACGCTCCACCATCGGTTCAAGGTAGAAGGCCCCCCGCGAAGACGTCCGGATGAGCTGGACGTCAGACCGGTCGGACCAGGCCTCGGCCAGCGCAGCGGCACCGGCCGCGCGCGCCGAGGTATCGTTGGAAAGATAGAGTCTTATGGCCATGGTCCTCAGCAGAATATCCGGGCAATGGGAAACGATGAAACTTGCCTGCGGGCCACGAATCCGGCACAGACCGCATCATCTGCGGCACTCGACTATTTGTAGCCCTCGAGTATACGGTCCAGCTGCGACGGCAGCACGCGACCGTACAGGTCGCGATCGATGATGACCGTAGGGGACACCGCACAATTGCCTGCGCAGGACATGGTGTCGAGCGTGAACCGTCCTCCCGGCATCGTCTCATGAACATCGGTCCGCAGGCGTTCTTGTAATTGACGCAGCACTTGCCCGCAGCCGTTGGCGTAACAGGACTCCCCCATGCAGACCCGAATGATGTGACGTCCCGGCGCCGAGGAACGCAGATCCGGGTAATACGATAGGACACCTGCCACCTCCGCAGTGGTGACACCAAGGCTCTTCGCGATGACCGGCACCATGTCGGCCGGCACATATCCGAGCTGTTCCTGGAGGGCGAGGAGCGACTGCAAAATATTGGGCGGTTCGCCGCGAAACCGATCCAGAATGTCTTTCACCTGCTCATGCATACACAGACCGTCGCTCGCATTTCGTCGTCCGTATCTCGCCGAACTCAGGTTCGTTTCACCTTTCACGTCGCACCTCAGCAGAGGCCGACGTGCGCGCGCAGCTTGTTATAGTCGAACGCGGCCACGCCGCTGCGCAGTAGGCCGATATCGCACCGTTCCATTTCATCGATCAGCCCTGCGACCTTGGCTTGCCCCGCCGGCGTCTTGACGACGTGTCGAGGCGTCTCGCCACCAAGCACCGGCGATTCGCGGTCGGCCCATTCGAGATACACAGTTTCGAGAAAGGTGTTCACCAGTGCCCGATCCTCCTCGTGACTCACCACGAGGGTCAATGGCTCCTGGGTTGACAACTCTTCCCTGGTGACCTGACGCACCGGAGGCTGGGCGGTTTCTCCTCGGAAGTGCAACGAAAATCCGAAGGTGGCCGCAAGACTATGTTTGATGCCGTCCAACCGCTCTCGTGAGTCGCACTCCACATAGAGCTCGGTGGCCGTAACCGTCACCCGCGCCTGAGCCGTGGCTGTCGTGTCGGTTCCCTTCGGGCGCAGGATAAACCGACGAAGCTTCTTGGAGCCGGCTGTCGCCTTCACTTGCAGGGGCAATTCTTCAATCCACCCTTCGAGTTCAGCCATGCCACCGGCGATGAAGGTGAATTCGTGGTGTTCGTACAGCGCGATGACATACCAATGAGGCAGACCATCGGGCGTCCGATAGCGAATCTCGCTCACGGCCTCGACCAGGGCCGCGAAACGCATACGAGCAAAATTTCTCAGCAGAATATGGCCGAACCGCTTTGCGAATTCCGGCCAGTCGCCCAGTTCGAAGGAACCGCCGACTACCTCCATCTCCCGACGTTCGTCCGCTGTTTGTTCGTACAGGGTCCGCGCATCTTCGCGCGACAACAGTAAGATCGGCCCGGCCAGAACGGCCAGGGGGCTTTCTGGATCGCCGGGCTCGCGAACGAGGCGGGTCAGCAGCATGTGCCCGGTGTCGATGGTGCGGTCCAGGCTCTCGGCCGGTATCTCATACACCCGACCGTTGCCGATAGACCGCAATGAACGCCGCTGGGCCCCGGACTGACTGGGCAGGACCTCAACCAGGTCGATATAAGAATGTTTGAGCGGGTCGAGCCACACCCGCTCTTCCTCGGGGATGTGTTCGGTGATGACGTCGCGCAGTTGCTCAATCAAGGTCAACTGCCCATCTTCAGGATAAAAGTCTGCGTACAGCAGGAGATCGGCAAGTTCGACTTCTTCCGGCAGCGGCGACAAGGGCGACTGTGTCCCCAATTCCGCATAGACCTGCAATGCGCGCATGAAAGCGAGTCTGCGCTGCTGCTCGAACCCCGGTGCCATGGACAGGCGATCCAGTCTCGACAGCAGATTGTCCAATTCCTTGACGATCGGAACCGAACGCGCGGCAACCCGCTCATTCGCGAGCTTCATGAATCTCCCCCATGACGGCCGATTCCGCATCCAACCAGTCCTGCAGGGCGTACCCTTCGCGGGAGCCCCGCTCCTTCCAGAGCTCGTAGGCTTTCTGCGAGATCCGCTCCCACATGCCCTCAGGCAGCTCGATCGATGCTCCGACAGGCCTGGCTGCAGCTGCGGGTTTTGATTTCACCGCTGACCGTTTTTTGACGTTGGGTTTCATTGACGGACTCCTTTACGCGAGACCAAGCGGTTATGACTCTCCCAGCGGAACGACACGTTGATAGTCCGGACCAACCTTGAGCCGACGGACGGTGAGCACCGGACAGGGCGCATGCCGCAACATGGCGCCGGCAATACTCCCGACCAGCACGTGTGAGAGGCCGCGCCTCCCATGGGTACCCATGATCATGAGGTCGTACCCCTGCGCGGTCACGTAGGACGTAATCGAGTCGGCCGGCAAACCCGGTTTCAGAGCATAGTCGGCCTGAAGATCATGGGCGGTCAGACAAGCCGTGAGCACCGTCAGCCGTTTTTCCAGATAGGCCCGCTGCTCCTTCCATTCTTTTGCATGGCTGAGGCTGAAATCCAACCCGTACGCGACCGGCTCCATGGCATGGAGGATCGTGAGGGAAGCCCCGAGCGGCTTCGCAAACTGCACGGCGTACTCCAGCGCATCCAGCGAACAGGTCGAGAGATCGATCGGCACCACGATCCGTTTGATCGCCGGAGCCTGAGTTGCCGGGGCCGCACCCTTGTCGGCCTTCACCGCGAGCACGGGACAAGGCGCGATGCGCACCACCCGCTCCGCCGTACTGCCCACGAGGACGTGATCGAGCCCGGTTCGCCCATGTGTCCCGACCACCAGCAGGTCGGCACCGATTTCCTCCGCCACGGCTTGCACACATTGGCTCGGGATGCCGACGTCAATACGGGTCGCGATCGAGTGACCGGCCGCCTTGACCCTGCTCTCCAGCGAGGCCAACTGACGCTTCGCTTCGTCCCGCAAATGATCCAGGTACATCTTGTTGACGGTGTAGTCCGGGTCCATTCCCGGATACAGTTCGAGCACCGTCATCACCGTGAGTTCCGACTTCCAGAGATCCGTCAGAGTCAGGGCATACTCCAGCGCCCGGTCGGCGCAAGCCGAAAAATCCGTCGCAAACAGGATTCGTTTGATCAGAGACGCCATGGGTTAGACCGCCTCCACGCTTAGGAGGAGCAGTTCACCCTTCATGTTCTGATGAATCGAACAACGAAATTCATGGCGGCCGGGCCGCTCCATGTTGAACCGGATCACCGCCTCCTTTTTGGCGTCGAGGAAGACTCCGCTGATGCCTTTCCCGTACGAGACGACTCCGCCCGACGTCACACGTGTCGGAATCCCCTCGAACATGGTGGAGCCGAAATCGTGCCGCTCCTCATCTTCATTGGTAATGGCGATGACCGTCGGCACGCCCAGGTGGAGTGGGACCTGTTTCGTCACGAACGCAAAATTCTTGATGCTCACTTCGATCCGCTGCTCCGCCTGAGCTCCCCCCTGCGAACACAGCGTAAGCACACATCCGGTCGCCAACAGGATCTGCTTGCCACTCAACACCACCCTTGCCCACGTCGCACCCATATCGCTGCCTCCTTCTGCTGTCGTTCTCGCCTACGTGCTTTTCGCCGCCCGCACCTTGCCCCGTTTGATCGGCAAGGGTACCGTGAGCACCGGACATCCGGCCGTCCGGACGACTTTCTCCGCGGTGCTCCCGAAGAAAATCTTATCAACACCACCCAACGCCCCTCCGTAACTGCCCATCACCACCAAATCCACCCCTTCTACCCGCGCCGTCCTGGCAATTTCTTCGAACGGAGATCCATCGGCCAGCAACCGCCTGACCGTGACGCCCTTCGCTTCATCCCAGGCCAGCAATTGTCTGGCATTCAGGCGCGCAACATGATGCAACTGCTTCTTCTGCTTCGCCGCCTCCGAAGCCGGCGCCAATCCGAGTCGATTCAGGGCATCGAGACTCTTCGTATCGACGACGTGCAACAGCAGCACCTCCGCTTGATAGGACTTGGCGAAGGAGAGCGCAATCCGGTACGCCTCCTCTGAACAGGGAGAGAAATCCACGGGAACCAGAATTTTCGTGAAGAGCCGATCTGCCATCACACCTCCGGAGCGGGCATCATGCCTAACCATCAGCAAGGCCAATGCCATTGCTGCGGCGCGGAAGCTGTCAGGAATCCTTCAGGAATCCCTGCGTTTCATGGGCAATTTGCTATGCCCCGTCACCGTCTGCTCTCTGCCGGTGGTGTCCTGCTACAGCAGAGATTCGTATCCTGTAGCACAACGCCACAGAGTTCTCAAAGCTGACGCCGGATGGGACTGGCCTCCGGATGAGTCTGTTTCGCTGAATAGAGGACAGTCACGGCCTGCTGCGTTCACACCAGCGGAAGCCCGACTCGCTTCCTTGATGGCATTTGTCTTGCTCAGTGAACCGTTGAAAGGATGACACCATGTCGCGAACACAGTGGCTGTTGCTTGGAGCGGTCTTGATTGGGACCGCCGTTGCGATCTACTTGATCTTCTTCTGCCCGACAGAATGTCATTGAGCGGTCGTCACCTTCGAACGGGGCCCGACGTTTGACCTATGCGCCAGGACAGCATGAATCAGATCACGATCACCGGCGACGGGGTCAGGCTGGACGGCATTCTGAGAATTCCCGACCACGCGACAGGGGTCGTGGCCTTTGCTCATGGTAGCGGCAGCGGCCGATTCAGCCCGCGTAATCAATACGTGGCCCGTGTGCTGGACACCGGCGGTTTTGCCACCCTGTTGCTGGATCTGCTTACTGCCGACGAGGCCGACGATCGACGGAAAGTCTTCAACATCGATCTGCTGACCGACCGACTCCTGCTGGCCCAGACCTGGTTGGCCACACATCGCCCGACCAGCGGATTGAGGGCCGGATACTTCGGTGCGAGCACGGGAGCTGCGGCAGCCTTGCAAGCAGCGGCGCGGAAACCCCAGGCCGTGGACGCAGTGGTGTCACGAGGCGGACGACCGGACTTGGCAGGTCCCTACCTCAGCCGGGTCACCGCGCCGACGCTGCTGCTCGTGGGCGGCGACGACGGCCCCGTCATCGACATGAATGAGGAGGCGCTCGCGCAACTCACGTGCGAGAAGCAGCTCATCATTATTCCCGGTGCGAGCCATCTGTTCGAAGAACCAGGTACCCTCGAACAGGTGGCTCGTGAAGCTTTGCATTGGTTCGAGCGACACCTCAGTCCCGCATCCTCAGCGTAAAGGAGCCCCCATGAAGACCCTGCTGGCAGTCGATGGATCGGACCATTCCTACGAGGGCGTTCGCGCCCTCAAATATCTCCGCCGGGCCGATGATCTCACGCTTCTGCATGTCGTCGACGCGCCGAAACCGGCCTATCCCATGATGATGCCCGAGGTCGCGCAGGAACTGTATGCCCAGTTGGAACGCAGTATGAAGGAAGACGGCGAGCAGTTGTTGACGCGGGTGCAGTCCCTTCTCCCGTTGCACAGCGGGCCGGTCACGAAACTCCTGGAGGTCGGATCGCCGGCGGAACAGATCGTCGCAGCGGCCGAATCGCGCCACGTCGACCTCATCGTCATGGGAGCCAGGGGGCTCGGGCCAGTGAAGGAACGATTGTTCGGCAGCGTATCGCACCGGGTACTGAGCATGGCGCCTTGCGCCAAACTGATCTTGCAAGGTTCCCTTCGTAGCCTGAAGGAGGTCCTTCTCCCGCTGCAAGGGACCTCGGACGCCGAAGCAGCCGTGCGATTTCTGGCGAAACAGCCCTTTCACGAGCCAGTCAACGTGAACCTGCTCACCGTGCTCCCACCGACCCGCCCACCCTGGCCTGTGGACAATAGGGCTGCAGAACAGCTGGAAGCCCAGGCCCTTGGTCATGCCCGGGACTTCGTCGAGGAGGTCGCGGCGAAGTTACGCGCGCTCGGGTATACGACTCGCGCCACGAGCCTGCTGGGGGTTCCCCTGACCATGATTCTTCATGAGGCGGAACGGCTGCGAGTTGACCTGATTCTGGTCGGCTCTCGCGCGAGGCAGGGCATCACC
It encodes:
- the fdhF gene encoding formate dehydrogenase subunit alpha; protein product: MKLEINGRSVEASPGDTIYVAAKRAGIAIPALCTSDHLAPFGSCRMCLCEVDGQHGTPASCTTPVREGMVVHTESERVRRLRKHLVELYLSEQPSGDRVPEPLHRLAHALDLGHVRYTQPATRVDTVDRSNPFFIFDNAVCISCARCVRACDEIQGTHALTMLHRGFGSRPTAGGSALIGESAGFASSNCVSCGACVKECPTGALIEKTVIEEGEPLHAVRTTCAYCGVGCSFEAGVREERVVRMVPADDGPSNQGHACMKGRFGWTYNYAPDRLRTPLLRQGQEWVEISWSAALDRIAEEWTRIKSAHGPDALATISSSRGTNEENYLFGKFMRCVIGSNHIDNCARVCHSATVTGMMETLGASAATNSIHDLDLAKLILVVGANPTESHPVLGARIKRAARRGVPLVVIDPRRTELARLADLHLQLHPGTNVALLNGMGHVIVKEHLTDTVFVSNRTQGFDEWLNLVAGCTPEATSSVTGVPVHLITEAARLYAKSGGSMAVHGLGMTEHRWGSHGVMALVNLALATGNIGKPGTGINPLRGQNNVQGASDVGCLPTFFAGYQPLTDSTLGAAHLAVTGRPLPTARGMKTPDMWDAALAGRLKTLWIIGYDVAQTDPNLKKVHAALNSLEFLIVQDLFMSETAKLAHLVIPGASFLEKDGTFTNLERRIQRIRKAVEPPNGVLPDWQVVCEVSARMGYPMQYSHPSAIMDEIAQLAPLFAGVSYDRLDRPEGLQWPVPSTTHPGTALMHEQSFPKGKAQFVPVEYLPPGEIPSDTYPLVLITGRILQHYNCGAQTRRTDIMQVVDTDVLEIHAGDAARLDLREGDQVRLISARGEARLPVVVSDRVQPGELFTSFHFPDTDLNVLLSSSADESSKCPEYKVSTVRLEKVTQTAVPAPSMHVMLIT
- a CDS encoding NADH-ubiquinone oxidoreductase-F iron-sulfur binding region domain-containing protein, translated to MAIRLYLSNDTSARAAGAAALAEAWSDRSDVQLIRTSSRGAFYLEPMVERDGPDGRIAWFNVSPQDLPAILSGTGGIPVQTIPFLAQQTRYTFANFGETEPLALDEYQARGGLSGLEAAFRLTPDAIIEELRVSQLRGRGGAAFPVWNKWKVAQQAKGAQKYVVANADEGDAGTYCDRMILEGDPFRVLEGMLICARAIGAGWGYVYCRQEYPAAAATLRAAIHKADEAELLELNGEPFPIEVVEGAGSYVCGEETALLESLEGKRGVVRARPPYPAQSGLYGCPTIVSNVLTFATIPQILSRGGSWHASLGTEQSRGTVVLQLGGRVKHPGLVEVPFGLSLHQVLEQFGGGMAPGSRFKAVQVGGPLGSLFPTTGLDMSICYDAFAKAGAVLGHGGIVVYDHETDMVDLARHFMAFTADESCGKCTPCRIGSVRGREILERIQAGSGTMDDLRLLDDLGETMKLASLCALGGRAPYPVLTAIEHFPAEFRSKLRT
- a CDS encoding NAD(P)H-dependent oxidoreductase subunit E — protein: MHEQVKDILDRFRGEPPNILQSLLALQEQLGYVPADMVPVIAKSLGVTTAEVAGVLSYYPDLRSSAPGRHIIRVCMGESCYANGCGQVLRQLQERLRTDVHETMPGGRFTLDTMSCAGNCAVSPTVIIDRDLYGRVLPSQLDRILEGYK
- a CDS encoding DUF2934 domain-containing protein, which codes for MKPNVKKRSAVKSKPAAAARPVGASIELPEGMWERISQKAYELWKERGSREGYALQDWLDAESAVMGEIHEARE
- a CDS encoding universal stress protein; the protein is MASLIKRILFATDFSACADRALEYALTLTDLWKSELTVMTVLELYPGMDPDYTVNKMYLDHLRDEAKRQLASLESRVKAAGHSIATRIDVGIPSQCVQAVAEEIGADLLVVGTHGRTGLDHVLVGSTAERVVRIAPCPVLAVKADKGAAPATQAPAIKRIVVPIDLSTCSLDALEYAVQFAKPLGASLTILHAMEPVAYGLDFSLSHAKEWKEQRAYLEKRLTVLTACLTAHDLQADYALKPGLPADSITSYVTAQGYDLMIMGTHGRRGLSHVLVGSIAGAMLRHAPCPVLTVRRLKVGPDYQRVVPLGES
- a CDS encoding cupredoxin domain-containing protein, with protein sequence MGATWARVVLSGKQILLATGCVLTLCSQGGAQAEQRIEVSIKNFAFVTKQVPLHLGVPTVIAITNEDEERHDFGSTMFEGIPTRVTSGGVVSYGKGISGVFLDAKKEAVIRFNMERPGRHEFRCSIHQNMKGELLLLSVEAV
- a CDS encoding universal stress protein; the encoded protein is MADRLFTKILVPVDFSPCSEEAYRIALSFAKSYQAEVLLLHVVDTKSLDALNRLGLAPASEAAKQKKQLHHVARLNARQLLAWDEAKGVTVRRLLADGSPFEEIARTARVEGVDLVVMGSYGGALGGVDKIFFGSTAEKVVRTAGCPVLTVPLPIKRGKVRAAKST
- a CDS encoding dienelactone hydrolase family protein, with product MNQITITGDGVRLDGILRIPDHATGVVAFAHGSGSGRFSPRNQYVARVLDTGGFATLLLDLLTADEADDRRKVFNIDLLTDRLLLAQTWLATHRPTSGLRAGYFGASTGAAAALQAAARKPQAVDAVVSRGGRPDLAGPYLSRVTAPTLLLVGGDDGPVIDMNEEALAQLTCEKQLIIIPGASHLFEEPGTLEQVAREALHWFERHLSPASSA
- a CDS encoding universal stress protein, whose translation is MKTLLAVDGSDHSYEGVRALKYLRRADDLTLLHVVDAPKPAYPMMMPEVAQELYAQLERSMKEDGEQLLTRVQSLLPLHSGPVTKLLEVGSPAEQIVAAAESRHVDLIVMGARGLGPVKERLFGSVSHRVLSMAPCAKLILQGSLRSLKEVLLPLQGTSDAEAAVRFLAKQPFHEPVNVNLLTVLPPTRPPWPVDNRAAEQLEAQALGHARDFVEEVAAKLRALGYTTRATSLLGVPLTMILHEAERLRVDLILVGSRARQGITRFVLGSVSHAVLHRAPCQVLVFE